The nucleotide sequence CTCTGATTCAGTCTTAAAATACTCTCCATTTATtatgggaggggaaaaaaaaaaaaaaaaaaccttacccAGTAATTATCTATATCACTGAGGCCATGGAACACTTAAAATTTCAACCATTCAAAATACCTGGGAACATTCCCTGTGGCACATTTCCATCAagcaaaataaggaaattaattcAAGGGGACTTACAGagtaattttaattctttctctgaAATGGACTCTGGTGCCTGTAAAGAGATAAATACAGATTCTGTTCCAGTTTAAAAGACAAGATTAACAAAGGGTGCGGCACAAAGCCAATCACTGTGAGATGGGGAGGCTTTCTCCAAGAGCTGGGAgagcactttaaaaatatcttgtttCCTTATCACAAGCTCTCCCATTAGGCAGGCAAACGAGAGCTCCCCCTAAATAAGCAGAGCTAGTGCCACACCCTCTGTCTCTAAACCCTTTCTGGCTGGAGTTATGTGCTCAGGCCTGTATGGGCACAGTGTGCCCAGCAGCTTACCTGGCCAATGGACTGCAGCAATTTGGCAACATGATTACCCACAGCAGCAGCATCCTTCTTTGCTTTTTCACGGtaactgaaaaagaacaaaaagcaattattaacaaatttttaaattagcaaaatttaaattgttcccatgaacaaaaaatttatttccttttcatgaaAAAACACAGGCCTGACAATGTATGAAATGTGAAAATGCCAGGGAAATGCTATCAACAGCATCTATGAGTAGCTGGGAATCTTTCCAGTGTTAGTGACAGACTCTCAGTGCCCACTAAAACCCAGGGTCCCTCTAACAGCACCCAACTTAAAAACTGCCCTCCTAGAGGGATCTATGATTTAGGCTCTGTGACAGAGGACCTAAAAAATACGTTACTGAAGAACATGACTTATCTCCTGGAAGTCAAGTCCAAGGAAAGTTAAATACATTAAAACTGTTCATCTCCAatgtaaaacttttgtttttgttttttgagacaggatctcgctctgctgcccaggctggagtgcagtggtgcaatcctggctcaatgcagcctcaacttcccacactcatatgatcctcccacctcagtctcccaagtagctggaaattcaggtgcacgctaccacacccgactaatttttgtctttttgtacagacggagtttcaccatgttgcccaggctggtctcgaactcctgggttcaagtgatttaaaaactgaaaatactgtATTCATGACAATTTTCAATTAACTGACCTTCATACTTTTTTAGCATTGCCACAGATAAACATGCTGTACCtctgattgttttaaaatactcCCCATTTattatgagaggaaaaaaaaacccttatcCAATAATTATCTATACTACTGAGACcatggaaaatgtaaaatttcaatcATTTAAAATACCTGTGAACATCCCCTGTGGCACATTTCaccatctgctttggcctcccaaagtgctgggaatacaggtgtgagcccctgcacccggccataAAACTTCTTTAGGTCTATTTACCTTTCACCCTCTAAAAATCATTAGTGTTCAGGCTGACTACCTCTCATGTAGTCAGCCTGAACACTAATTTCTACCCTCAATTGACCTTCCCCAAGTTTTAAGTAGTTGAACTCTTAGGCTAGGACAACAAACCAAGATTCTTTCAATGGTGACATGATAAAGAGTGAAATCTGTCTGGGGAACAGAGATCATCTCTATGTGACATTACTTGGCCCCCAAAGAAACCAAGCCAGCAGACCTGGATTCTTTGCACCATGCCCTAACTATATGAGGGTAATATTCATTGAGATCCATCCCTATGATAGTCTATCTGGGCTCAGGCTAGTGATACCTGGATAGCAAGGTGTCTAGTTATAGACtataaattatgaaacattaagataaaaaattaatcaaacaCGTCATGGTTTTAAGTTACAAATAGAAGGCAGTATAGGGCCATGGCTAAGAATACAGGCTCTGGTACTGGGTTTTCTGGGGTTCAAATCTTGGTTCTGCCATTTACCAGCTATCTGATCTTGTATAAGTAACCTTTTCAATACCTTAGTTTCTTCAagtgtaaaatggggacaataacagTATCTCTCTCTAAGGTTGTTGTGAACCTTGTGTGTATATTAAATTACTTAATACACATAGTTCATAGCACAGAGTTAAGTGACCAAATATTAAGTTTATCATGAGGTagggaaaaaaaacaactctgCCTCCTAGGGATATGTGGTAATTCTGTATTTCCCACTCAATTTTGCTTTGAGCCTAAAAAGAATCATCcctaagttgttttttttttttttgaggtggaattttgctgtcgccaggctggagtgcagtggtgcgatctcggctcactgcaacctccacctcctgggttcaagcgattcccctgcctcagcctcccgaatagctgggactacaggcatgcaccaccacgcctggctaattttttgtatttttttttagtagagacagggtttcaccatgttggccaggatggtcttgatctcctgacctcatgatccgcccgcccggcctaagtttctttttttttttttttgagacagagtctcatttgttacccaggttggagtgcagtgacatgatctcggctcactgcaagctccacctcccaggttcacgctattctcctgcctcagcctcccaagtagctgggactacaggcgcccgccaccactcccggctaatttttttggatttttagtagagacgggttttcccgtgttagccaggatagtcttaatctcctgaccttgtgatccgcccacctcagcctcccaaagtgctgggattacaggcatgagccactgcgcccagcctggcctAAGTTCTTTAGCttatttttacttacttatttatttgaaacagggtcttgctctgtcacccaggctgaagtgaagtggcatgatcatggctcactgcagcctcaaactcctgagctcaagagatccttctgcctcagcctcccgagtagttgagattaaaggcacatgctaccatgcccacctaatttttcaATTTGTAGAGACGgaagtctcactgttgcccaggatggtctcaaactcctggactcaagcaattctcccaccttggcctcccaaagtgttgggattacaggcatgagccactacagcTGGCCTAGTTTATTTATAAGCAATGAGGTTATAATAAACTTTCATTTGATTTCTGATAGGATGATAAAATGTTTATCTCTAATATAATCAGACTTTGTATACTACATAGTTTGAAAACAGTGACATACACGTTTTGCAGTTTTATATATTTGCCTGAATCTGCAATCATATCAGGGATTGTGCCTCGAACAGGTAAATTTCCTTGACCCTCTTTGGCCACAAATTCCTTTAAGGCACGAGCTAAAATCCAAAATGATGGAGtctaaaagaataagaaaaaattaacattaagcGGCGTTTTACTTTGACCCAAAGGTTTAGACAGcaatgtttttacttttgttgttgttacctgTTTGGTGATATTTATGCAGCGATCATCATTAAATATATCTTCAATACTGCTTGGGATCTAACAAAGGAACATGAAACATTTACTTACACAGTATTAAGAATTTGCCCATCTTTATTTTCAGTGCTATTTCTTCAGATATATTCTTTGAATTCTCAAATTGTAATCAAATACAAACTTCtgatttgtttataattttatttagaatCAGTACCATATGAAGATTTGAtggggaaagaaagaatggaagaaagacCTCTCCTGCCCACTGTTGCTAGCATTTAATACCTATTCTCTTATACCATAAATGGGGTAAAGAAGGGGCCCCAGTAAATGATTTTATATAGTTAAATCTGAAGACAAAATAGATTATAGACTTGTAGTATTCCATGATTTTCCATCTTGTCAAAAATTGGAAACCCTTGCACCCTAATTAGTGACCACTGAGACAACCACTCTGAAAAACACTAAAACTATAAAGTAATTTTATTGCTAGCAAAATCTTCATACATTAATCAAGAGTATAAAGCCAAGCACgatggctcgcacctataatcccagcatttaggaggccaaggtgcgagggtcacttgaggccaggagttcgagatcaacctaaACAAAACAGGGAGACCCTGCCTatacaaaatgtaaaagtaaattagctaggcatggtggcacatgcttgtggtcccagctacttgggaggctgaggtgggaggatcacttgaacccaggaggtcaaggctgcagtgagcagtcattgcatcactgcactctaccctgggcaacaatgtgagaccctgtctcaaaaaaaaaaaaaaaagtatacaaatcaTAGGCTTTAATTCTACTGTTGCGTGGAAAAATGAAATGTCTCAGTGGtacctcctaactggtctctctgcttccattcCCAGTCCCCTCAATTCTGTTCTCCTCACCAAAGCCAGAATGGTCTTTTAGAATATAAAGCAGCTCACTCCACTTCCCTGATCGAAATGCTTAAATAGCCTGCAAGACCTTTATGATCTGGTCCTTTCTGCCTCTCCAAACTCAAATCCTTCCTACCACTTTCCCCCCTTTTTCACTTCATTCCAATCACACTGACTTGCTTACTGATGCTTGAACAAAAGTCAAGCTTCCTCCCACTTCTTTGCACATGTACTTCCTCCAACTGAAAAGCTCTTCCCCCAGACCTCTGCATGTCACTTCACTCAGGCTTCTGCTTAAACGTCTCTTGGAAAGTCTCCCTGGCTCCCTATCTAAAATTGTCTCTCAACCCCAGATTCCCTTGTCCCCAACATGCTCTCTGCCCCTTTGTTCTGCTGTAATTTTGTTCATAGCACCTGGtgcatttttatctgtttatttaacTTACTGTCCCCCAACTATTGAACCTTTTCTTTTCAACTGTGGTTTTATATTCAGTGAAATACAGAGATTTTAAATGTCCAACTCAATGCATTTTgataactatatatacatatttttaaccaTAACcccaattaaaacagaaaattttcatcaccccagaaaagTGATTCACAAAGCACATACTTTTATGGACACAGGGTCTCATATCATTGCctaggctgcaatgcagtggcacaatcatggctcactgcagcctcaacctccagggctcaagcgatcctcccaccatcTTAGGGttcagagtagctgagactataggtgcatgccaccacacccatctaatttttaaattttttgtatagaccGTATCTccctgtgttgttcaggctggtcttgaactgggctcaagcaatttttctgccctggcctcccaaagtgtcgggattacaggtgtgagccaccacacctggccggcaaccacttttttttttttttttttttttgagacagagtctcactcttgttgcccaggctggagtacactggcaagatctcagctcactgcaacctgtctcccaagtagctgggattacaggtgcccaccaccatgcccagctaattttttgtatttttagtagagatggggtttcactatgttggccaggctggtcttggactcctgacctcatgtgatctgccctcctcggcctcccaaacgtgttgggattacaggtgtgagccaccacgcctggccccagcCAGCGCACACTTTTAATCACTAAGCAATGCTGCCTTGTTGTCTCCAAAAAGTTGGTAATAATATCTTACGTGCCTTCCTAACTTGAAAGGCAGCATATTTGCTGTTTTAAGTTGCAAGAAAATTCTAACTTAAACTACCAGGTGTTATTCCAAAGCTCCCCAAAAACTTCAGTGGTCATACTTCAACAACTAAGCCATAACAAAACCAAAGGCACCTGAggcggagtcttactctgttgcccaggctggagtgcagtggtgtaatcttggctcactgtaacgtctgcctcctgggttcaagtgattctcctgcctcagcctcccgagtagctggggttacaggtatgttccaccatgcccggctaatttttgtatttttagtagagacgcggtttcgctatgttggccaggctcgtctcaaactcctgatctcaggtggtccgcccgcctcagcctcccaaagtgctaggatgaaccaccatgcccggccctgtaTTTATTTCTAACTATACATTTAGAAAACATGAACTTAAATCATTGTAATCAACCATTTAATAGTGAAGGACTCTAGAAAACACCTTGTTCATGTGAATTCCTCAGCAACTCTTTCATTACCTGAGTTGTATTTAGTGCTGTGTTCACATTTTTAATGGCTTCTTCAAAATTCTCTTCATCTTCTGGAGCCCCATTTTCATTCTTTAGAATTCCTATTTTAATGGGAAATTGTTAGCAAACAACAGcccttttcttttcactcttctgTTCCCCCATTATAAAAATAACCTTGTCAGATTCTGCAGAATATTGAATCTTAAGAAGAAATATGGCTTATCATTAGTCCTTAAAACTATACAAGGCGTGGCTTCTTAACTTCTCCAGAGGGAAAGTGAAATAAAAGCTCATGATGATATCATCTGACAAAGGTGTCAACAGAAATCCAATAAGCACTTGCCTCTAGCAATTTGCTTTTCAAGCTTTATATAGTATTTAATCATATCCCATAATATTACCTTGTCTAATCAAATCTCTgaagtcttctttttctttatatgttttaggTATTCGTCCATTTGTCTAAATtggttaaaaattttaaaaatctagttattaaaaactcaaaatacagaaattgaaaGTCTACAGTGTCCCCCATTCTCTACCTAAGATTTCATCAACAAATATATTTCTCTGTGAAATCAGAGGCTCACTTGATAGAAAACAGACACTGTGACCATTTATCTACATTCTTTCCCCCTGCCAGTTTCATAATGACATTCATcaaatttcattttgttaattaaaattatCAGGATCAAAAGATGAACTGCtggatttaaatttaaaagcatcCATTTGCCCTACCATACAAGcccataaggaaaaaaattaatctccCATTCCCCATCAAGGAAATcctttataagaaactgaaaatacagttgcatatgaaatttttttttaaaaggacatacTTCACTATACCACTGTGCTAAATATTTAGCTATGATCACAATCCATGGAGTATGGCTGTGGTCCTAAAAATGAgagacaaataaaagaaaatattggtatTATTAATTCTTCACTGTACCATCTCGTTTTCAacaaattcaacaatatttatgaTCTCCTAATATATGCAGAGTAATGAATAGAGGAAAATGAACTGAGTTAATAAAAACTGCTTTACAAATTCTTCTAGAGGTAGATACCTAGTATGTCACATATATACTATGATTGTCCCCCTTATACCAGCAAAACAGTCTCAGAGACTGCCACCCAAAGACACAGCTCAAATCTCAATTTCAGACACCAATCCTAAAGAAAGGAggatcttttctgttttctgatgaACCAAATAAACAACTGCATGTTAATTAATATGGAAGTAGGCAAAAATACATATactctttaaattatatttttatgtcattatttctatttgtttagaAAAAGGCCATAAAGAGGACttcttggaatttttttgtttctgttttctgtttgaaaattttttattttcaatttttgtggatacttaggtatatatatttatggggtacatgctttgatacaggtatgcaatgtgaAGCACATCATGGAGAGGGGTATCTGTATAGCATTTATCCCCTCAAGCgtttatcctttatgttacaaataatccaattaaactcttaattattttaaaacgtATAACTAAGTTgtcattattaactatagtcaccttgttgtgctttCAAGGAGtaaatcttattcattctttccaattatttttttggtacccattaaccatccccatctcCCCACCTGGAATAGGTTAATGTCTAATTTCTTGACCTGGGTAGTGATTACACAGATGTTCAGTATACATACTTTTCTtcaacaaaaaagttttttaattttggagaaaaattaatatgttgaaaacAAGGTAAAATATTGTTATTGGGTAATCTGGATGACAGGAATATGGAGGTTTATAGGATTTTCCCACTTTGGTGTAATTCAAAAaccttaggttaaaaaaaaaatgttttaggtcTATCTGTAAATGTAAGGTCACACACACTACCAACCTTTTTTTCCATATGATCCAAATCATAGGACTGAAAATGTTCTCTCAGTTCAGGAAATGGCTTATCTAGTCGTAGATCCTCTAATGCATTATCTGGATGAGATTCTATTACTGTGaaacaaagaattcaaaaggataaatttaatacttaaaaaaaaaaagagagataggatcttgctgtattacccaggctaaagtgcagtggcacaaccatagctcactgctgaaactcctgggctgaagggatcctcccacctcagcctcctgagaaggtgGGACTACAGTCTCGTGTcactgtgcccaactaattttttaatttttttgtacagatggggtctcactatgtcacccaggctagtctcaaactcctggattcaagggctcctcctgtctcggccttccaaagttcttggattacaggtgtgagccactgtgcccagctcaaaaGATAAACTTAATTATTTGGCAATACTGATGACAATACACTGAATTATAGAAACTTAcgaaatctttaatttttaaatgggtaCAGGGCCCACAGGTTTTTTCACTGTTTTATTAAGGTACGATTTACACATagtaaaatgcacaaatcttaagtcAACTATAAAGTTTTAGTAAAAGTAAAAGATTCCTTTAGAACAGAATTTGTTCTAACTGGAAAAGCTCAAAATTGACAAAACCTATGTACAGATAGCAACTAACAACCTATCCTCCCTCCTCTTGTGGTCTTTAATAGACAGCATCACCATCTACCTAGACTCTTCCCCAGAAACCTGATGGTCATCCTTCACTTCTTGCTTCCTTGGCCCCAATATCAGTAACTCCCCACTTCCTAATCTCACTCTGTACACTGCTGTCCACATGAGAGAGTACAGGAGAGTGTATAATTTCAGTGAGTGCTTAGAGGTAGGCCCAGTTTTGTCACTTGCTAactatgtgaccttaggcaaaaaATTTAATCTCTCATTGCCTCAGCATCTTCTATAAAAAGCAGATATTAAAGTTCTATAGGCTGTATATCtctcttatccaaaatgcttgggaccgtaagtgttttggattttgctGAGATTTTGGTATATTTGCAAATACATACTAGATGAGCTCTCTAACCCAAAAATCTGAAGAAATGTTCCAATGAGTGTTTTCTTTGAATATCAtatcagtgctcaaaaagttttgcattttggagcatttctgattttggatttttggattaatGATGCTCAATCTGTACCTTATAAAGGTTTTGgaaagagtaaatgaaataattcttaTAAAGGCAGGCACATAACTAGCAATGCCAAACCTTTATTATTATTCACCccctcttcttctcttccctaaACTGGAAAAAAGAACACACTGCCTCTTACTTAGGCCACTGGAAATTTCTAACAGCAATCCCTGCCTCCAATCTTTGCCCCTTTAAATCCATTTACTTTCTACTCAACTTCAGAGTGacccatttaaaataaaatgtttacccGGTCACTCTCCCACTTTCCACTCTTTTGTCCCCTCCCATCAGTTGACACCACTTTCAACTCTTAAATGGCTTACCACCAGCAGCCAGAGCTTATCCTGACAAGCACTCCCTAACTGCCCACACAGATATTACTCCTCAGTGACACTACCAATACCAATGGCTATCATCACATTAACAGAGTGCTTGGCTCATAGTAAAAATGCTTTCTTGAGTAAATAAAGAGCATTGTATGAATACTGGATGAAAATTTTATgatgattaaaattttataagtaaAGGGCTTATATCAACCCTCAGCTGATGGAGGTCTGCCTATAAACGACTTTGGTCTCCTACAACAGTTTCCTTGGGAACAGTAGTTATGTAAATGTCTTTGTCGTGTGAAATTGCACCTGAATTGAGAGAACCTAAAGCCTGCATGAGGATGAAATAAAAGATGGGAGGGGcatggtgcagtggctcacacctgtaataacagtactttgggaggccaaggcgggtggatcacctgaggtcaggagttctcgatcagcctggccaacatggtgaaaccctgtctctactaaaaatgcaaaaaattagctgggcatggtggcgggcgcctgtaatcccagttgggaggctgaggcaggagaatcagttgaacccgggaggtggaggttgcagtaagccaagattgtgccattgtactccagtctgggcaacaagagcgaaactctgtcttaaaaaaaaaaaaaaaaaaaagacgggagAGGGGAAAGGTGGTGTAACTTCATGGGTCAGAGTGACCCACATTCCTTAGCTCTCCACAGCCATACATGCCTGATGTGGGTTGGGGGCAAAAGAAGCTGGGTACTTGCATAGTTGCTGGATCTCCTAATAAGATGAAGAAGCTGTACCTGTTATATGTCCTGCTCTGTATCCTTCTATAATGCTACATAAAGAGTAGATTGCAGCCTATTGAATCTGATTGCCACTTTGAATCTGCAACTAGAGATGTGCTGCTACAAATTTACTTCGTAATTTAAAATTGACTTTCTAAATTGTCAAGTTTCTAAAATTATAGCTAAAGCAACCAATAGTAAGCCCATATGCTCAACAATTTTACCTGGATGTTCTTTTATAATGATCCTCATATAACCAACTAGTCCATATGTCCTACAGATCAAAAGAGGAATCTGGGAATTCCAGAGGACATCTGCTAAGCGTAGTAAagtgctgttaaaaaaaaaaaaaaaaaaggcaaaatatgaaCATAAGCAAATGGAAATATGCCAAACATGGGAACATGCAAAACatgaaaatgtcttaaaataaagCAACTTTCTTactaaataataaatgcaaaggTACATAACTGCGTTTACATAAGCAGGTCAAGAATACACTGAAAAGCAAGCATTTCCATAGGTTGCAGTCTCAATGA is from Macaca fascicularis isolate 582-1 chromosome 20, T2T-MFA8v1.1 and encodes:
- the NAE1 gene encoding NEDD8-activating enzyme E1 regulatory subunit isoform X4, which produces MAQPGKLLKEQKYDRQLSFFLQRSSIGKSPENLLDNDPSFFCRFTVVVATQLPESTLLRLADVLWNSQIPLLICRTYGLVGYMRIIIKEHPVIESHPDNALEDLRLDKPFPELREHFQSYDLDHMEKKDHSHTPWIVIIAKYLAQWYSETNGRIPKTYKEKEDFRDLIRQGILKNENGAPEDEENFEEAIKNVNTALNTTQIPSSIEDIFNDDRCINITKQTPSFWILARALKEFVAKEGQGNLPVRGTIPDMIADSGKYIKLQNVYREKAKKDAAAVGNHVAKLLQSIGQAPESISEKELKLLCSNSAFLRVVRCRSLAEEYGLDTINKDEIISSMDNPDNEIVLYLMLRAVDRFHKQHGRYPGVSNYQVEEDIGKLKSCLTGFLQEYGLSVMVKDDYVHEFCRYGAAEPHTIAAFLGGAAAQEVIKIITKQFVIFNNTYIYSGMSQTSATFQL
- the NAE1 gene encoding NEDD8-activating enzyme E1 regulatory subunit isoform X3; this encodes MAQPGKLLKEQKYDRQLSFFLQRSSIGKNRAEAAMEFLQELNSDVSGSFVEESPENLLDNDPSFFCRFTVVVATQLPESTLLRLADVLWNSQIPLLICRTYGLVGYMRIIIKEHPVIESHPDNALEDLRLDKPFPELREHFQSYDLDHMEKKDHSHTPWIVIIAKYLAQWYSETNGRIPKTYKEKEDFRDLIRQGILKNENGAPEDEENFEEAIKNVNTALNTTQIPSSIEDIFNDDRCINITKQTPSFWILARALKEFVAKEGQGNLPVRGTIPDMIADSGKYIKLQNVYREKAKKDAAAVGNHVAKLLQSIGQAPESISEKELKLLCSNSAFLRVVRCRSLAEEYGLDTINKDEIISSMDNPDNEIVLYLMLRAVDRFHKQHGRYPGVSNYQVEEDIGKLKSCLTGFLQEYGLSVMVKDDYVHEFCRYGAAEPHTIAAFLGGAAAQEVIKIITKQFVIFNNTYIYSGMSQTSATFQL
- the NAE1 gene encoding NEDD8-activating enzyme E1 regulatory subunit isoform X5, which gives rise to MEFLQELNSDVSGSFVEESPENLLDNDPSFFCRFTVVVATQLPESTLLRLADVLWNSQIPLLICRTYGLVGYMRIIIKEHPVIESHPDNALEDLRLDKPFPELREHFQSYDLDHMEKKDHSHTPWIVIIAKYLAQWYSETNGRIPKTYKEKEDFRDLIRQGILKNENGAPEDEENFEEAIKNVNTALNTTQIPSSIEDIFNDDRCINITKQTPSFWILARALKEFVAKEGQGNLPVRGTIPDMIADSGKYIKLQNVYREKAKKDAAAVGNHVAKLLQSIGQAPESISEKELKLLCSNSAFLRVVRCRSLAEEYGLDTINKDEIISSMDNPDNEIVLYLMLRAVDRFHKQHGRYPGVSNYQVEEDIGKLKSCLTGFLQEYGLSVMVKDDYVHEFCRYGAAEPHTIAAFLGGAAAQEVIKIITKQFVIFNNTYIYSGMSQTSATFQL